The stretch of DNA ACCATGCCGATCCGCGCGAAAGCGCCTTGCCCATTTTTTCCTGGATATAGCGCCGCCACTCCTCGGCCTGGGATTTGCCGTGCATCCAGATCCCGACCGATACGAGAATGACAGCCGCAAGCAGCGCGCCGATCCCTTCGGTCATCTCGCGGCTCGCCCCGCTGATGCTTACGAAGTAGGTTGCTACGACCCAGGTGGCGACACCTGCGAAAAGAGCAGCGATCCACCCACCATGGATATAGGGCAATACCTCGGAGCGCTGCGACTTTTTCACAAAGGCGATCATGGCGATCACAACCAGAATTGCTTCGATCCCCTCGCGCAGGAGAATGGTGAACGCCCCGAGAAAGGTCGAGATTTCGCTGGCCGCCTCAGGAGCCAACGCTTCCTCGGCTCTTGCCAGCAGACTATCGATGCGAGCCCTTAGTTGCTGTAGTTCGGATGGATTCGCACCGGACTCTATTCCGGCCCGGAATTGCCCGAGCGCCTGTTCTACCTCCCGCATCAAACCGCCATCGCGCGTTGCCAGGAGGGCCTCCAGGGGTTCAAACCCGTCGAGATAGGCAGACAGGGCAAGCTGCCGCGCTTCCTCTCGGTTGCCAGCCCGATAAGCTGACAGGCTGCGATCGAGCGTATCGCGAACGAAGGCGAGCGAACCTGCGTCATTTGCCTGTCCCACCGCATCGGGATTGGCGCGAAGATAGGCCATGACGGCGAGCGCACGGTCCTCGCCGATCTGCTCGGCCAGACTTTCCGGTGTGAGCGCGGCGAGCGTCTCGAGATCGGGGACAAGCTGGCGTATGCCATCATCTTCCCGCCAAATACGCTCGCCCTTGGCCACATCTTCAAAAGCAATGCTGCCGGCATGGAATGCAAGCGCCCAGCGATCCTCGTCGGACAGCGATGCGAAGCTGGCCATGGACGTTCCTTCCAGCCCTTGCGCGATGACCTGGTAAAGCCCGAACGCACTGCGCTGCCGCGCCCGGTCGATATCGGTGAAGTCGATCGGCGGGGGATCAAGTGCCTGCATTGCGGCCGGTGGCGCACTTCCGGCGGCGCCGTGACACGAGGCGCAGTTCTGCGCGAAGAGAGTGCGGGCGCGGTCAAGGTCGGGCGCTTGCGAAGGGGCAAGCGGAACCGGGTAGGCTGTCAGCAACGAGGCTGCCAGCGCGCGCGCTAAGCGCCCAACTCGCTCGGCGGGTTCCTTATTGGCGATCAGAGCTCGCAGCTGGTCCGATCGGCGGATGAGTGCTCGATTGTCTTTAGTATCCGGCAATGCAGCGATCTGCCGCGCCACGACATCGGAAAACTCCACCATTTCGCGATATTCGAATTCGTCGGCAACACGTCCCTCGGAAACGGCGGAGGCGTAGTCGACCGCGATATAATCGAGCAGACGCCAGGTGGTTCGCACGTCGGGTTCTTCCGCGTTCGCGGTGACGGACAGACACAGCGCAAGCGCCAGCAGAATGAGCCGCAGTGCCGGATGGACGGTGGCGGAGACGATGCGATGCATGAGGGGTCTCTATATCTGTTGCAATTAATTCGCAATAGCAGGGTGTAGACGGAAATGTATTTCCTCCAACCCCCGATTGCGGGGATATTCTGGAGTTTAGGTAGAGCGCAGTTCGCCACGGGCCTGTTTGGAGACTTCGGCACTTCCCCACACCGCCAGTCCTGCCATGATGCTCGCCACAACCAGATCGGGCCACGCACGGCCGGTGCCGAAAACGCCAATCGCTGCCGCCAGCACGGCGATATTACCGATCGCGTCGTTGCGCGAACAGATCCACACCGAGCGCATGTTCGCATCGCCCGAGCGATACCGGAACAGCATCGCGGCGACGGCGAGATTTACCGCCAGAGCAAGAGAACCGATGGCGCCCATCGTTCCCGGGTCGGGCGACGCCCCGACAAAGAAACCCCAGATGGCCGAGCCGAGCACCCACAGGCCGAAAGCCAGCATGGTCGCCGCCTTTACGAGAGCCGCACGCGCGCGCCAGACGAGCGCCATCCCCGCTACACCGAGACTGATAGCATAGTTTGCCGCATCACCGAGAAAGTCGAGCGCGTCGGCCTGCAAGGCGCGCGAATCCGCAGCAATGCCTGCCACGATCTCCACGCCGAACATGATTGCATTAAGGCCCAGTGCGATCCACAGAATGCGCCGCCATGTCGGATCGTTGTTGTTTGCACCGGCCTCATCGGGGCCGCAGCAGGTCTTTCCCATTTACTCGACTCCTTGCGTCGATCCGCCCTATGCACCTTGTAGTAACTACAAGGTCAAGCGGCAGGAGCCTTTGTCATGAGAATTGGTCAACTTGCCCGGATAACCGGCGTCAAATCCGAAACAATCCGCTTCTACGAGCGTGAGGGTATCCTCGCTGCCCCTCCACGCACGCGGGCCAATTATCGCGATTATGGACCAGCAGAGGAAGCGCGCCTTAACTTCATACGGCGCGCGCGTGATCTCGGCTTCTCCATGGCACGCATCAGGGAATTGCTCGATCTCTCCGATGATGCCGACCGGTCCTGCGCGGGCATCGACGCTCTGGCCAGAAGCCATCTCGGCGAGGTCGAGCGCAAGATCGCGAGCCTGGAGGCGTTGCGGACGGAACTTGGGCGTATGATCGCTGCCTGCGAGCAAGACACTGTAGGCGATTGCCGCATCATCGATGCACTTGCGGGTACCGCCGAGC from Sphingomicrobium sp. XHP0239 encodes:
- a CDS encoding cytochrome c/FTR1 family iron permease, which produces MHRIVSATVHPALRLILLALALCLSVTANAEEPDVRTTWRLLDYIAVDYASAVSEGRVADEFEYREMVEFSDVVARQIAALPDTKDNRALIRRSDQLRALIANKEPAERVGRLARALAASLLTAYPVPLAPSQAPDLDRARTLFAQNCASCHGAAGSAPPAAMQALDPPPIDFTDIDRARQRSAFGLYQVIAQGLEGTSMASFASLSDEDRWALAFHAGSIAFEDVAKGERIWREDDGIRQLVPDLETLAALTPESLAEQIGEDRALAVMAYLRANPDAVGQANDAGSLAFVRDTLDRSLSAYRAGNREEARQLALSAYLDGFEPLEALLATRDGGLMREVEQALGQFRAGIESGANPSELQQLRARIDSLLARAEEALAPEAASEISTFLGAFTILLREGIEAILVVIAMIAFVKKSQRSEVLPYIHGGWIAALFAGVATWVVATYFVSISGASREMTEGIGALLAAVILVSVGIWMHGKSQAEEWRRYIQEKMGKALSRGSAWFLFGLAFVVVYREAFETILFYAALWNPQSSGIILAGALSAVALLAFIAWVMLRYSRKLPITQFFRYSAILIAILAVILAGKGVGAFQEAGVLSATFIAGLPRLAELGFFPTVETIGAQLLTLLALIAGFRISRSPSGPQPAAVEG
- a CDS encoding cation transporter gives rise to the protein MGKTCCGPDEAGANNNDPTWRRILWIALGLNAIMFGVEIVAGIAADSRALQADALDFLGDAANYAISLGVAGMALVWRARAALVKAATMLAFGLWVLGSAIWGFFVGASPDPGTMGAIGSLALAVNLAVAAMLFRYRSGDANMRSVWICSRNDAIGNIAVLAAAIGVFGTGRAWPDLVVASIMAGLAVWGSAEVSKQARGELRST